In Silene latifolia isolate original U9 population chromosome X, ASM4854445v1, whole genome shotgun sequence, the following proteins share a genomic window:
- the LOC141617275 gene encoding organelle RRM domain-containing protein 2, mitochondrial-like produces the protein MAMKAAVMAAMSATKPRGLNRLCTTSAFNFTPPQPSSQQPAAPVADPSPNLFVSGLSKRTTTDGLHEAFSKFGEVVHAKVVTDHVSGFSKGFGFVKYATTEEAKSGIEGMNGAFLDGWVIFAEFAKPRPAPAYQQQSGSLPFGRSGY, from the exons ATGGCGATGAAAGCGGCGGTGATGGCAGCTATGTCGGCGACGAAACCACGAGGGCTAAACCGTCTCTGTACAACATCAGCCTTCAATTTCACGCCTCCTCAACCTTCATCCCAACAACCAGCTGCTCCCGTCGCCGATCCTTCCCCTAACCTTTTCGTtagcg GCCTCAGCAAACGCACAACTACAGATGGATTACATGAAGCGTTTTCGAAGTTTGGCGAAGTGGTTCATG CAAAAGTCGTGACTGATCACGTCTCAGGCTTTTCAAAAGGTTTCGGTTTTGTGAAATATGCTACTACAGAAGAGGCGAAATCTGGAATAGAAGGCATGAATGGCGCT tttttGGACGGTTGGGTAATTTTCGCAGAGTTTGCAAAACCAAGGCCAGCGCCTGCATATCAGCAGCAAAGTGGAAGCCTTCCCTTTGGGAGAAGTGGATATTGA